A stretch of the Capsicum annuum cultivar UCD-10X-F1 chromosome 8, UCD10Xv1.1, whole genome shotgun sequence genome encodes the following:
- the LOC107869341 gene encoding receptor kinase-like protein Xa21, which yields MKFLGIQYNLLTGSIPFTIFNISRIEVIAFTGNSLSGYLPNGLCNGLPILKGLYLSNNKLRGHMPTSLSNCSQLQILFLLENEFDGPIHSEIGSLTNLQILALGTNHFTGIIPQQIGNLVNLVELDMEKNQITGSVPVSIFNISSLQLLSLAQNNLSGFLPREIGNLTNMQGLQISGNKLIGEIPKEIRNLVELEKLDLSANSFSDSLDIEIFNISGLRAIDISFNNLSRSLPPNIDSILPNIEELYLGNLTNLFGTIPHSISNCSKLTILELASNKLTGLIPNSLGYLTYLQLLNLGENNLTSDSSLSFLTSLTNCRNLTFLALYLNPLNGVLPASTGNLSTSLRTFVANSCKIQGQIPNEIGYLSTLLFLYLSGNNMVGSIPTSIGNLRKLQRFDLANNKLTGFIGDHICNLQHLGDIYLGQNQLSGSLPNCLGNITSLREIHLGSNKLSSNIPPSLGNLQDLVVLDLSSNNMVGSLPPEIGNLKAVTRMDLSMNQFSNGIPREIRGLQNLVHLSLRHNKLQGSIPDSISNMVGLEFLDLSHNNISGNIPKSLEKLQNLKYFNISFNKLYGEIPSGGPFKNLSSQFFIHNEALCGSSRFSVPPCPTSSKNRSKRKRLLVLFLLLGLASLFVPIILVFLWIRYRRGKSAPQQADSLSTITRERISYYELLQATDALSESNFIGSGSFGSVYKGVLRSGIAIAVKVFNLQLDAAFKGFDTECEVLRSLRHRNLVKVITSCSNLDFKALVLDYMPNGSLEKYLYSHNYFLDIKQRLSIMIDVACALEYLHHGCSSPVIHCDVKPSNVLLDEDMVAHLSDFGISKLLGEDESDLYTKTLATLGYIAPEYGQDGLVSTKCDVYSYGIMLLETFTRRKPSEFEGDISLKQWVSYLLPDTVMDFVDSNLVPPMDNHLKKKLVCVASIMKVALDCWVESPARRTTMKDVVGILEKIRNQLLAC from the exons ATGAAGTTTTTGGGCATACAGTATAATCTGCTAACGGGTTCTATACCATTCACAATTTTCAATATCTCAAGAATTGAAGTCATTGCATTTACAGGCAATAGCTTATCAGGATATCTTCCCAATGGTTTATGCAATGGTCTCCCAATACTCAAAGGGCTTTATCTGTCTAATAACAAGCTTCGCGGTCATATGCCTACAAGCTTATCAAATTGTTCACAACttcaaattttgtttttattGGAAAATGAGTTTGATGGACCAATACATAGTGAAATTGGAAGTTTAACTAATCTGCAGATCTTGGCTCTCGGAACTAACCAtttcactg GGATAATTCCACAACAAATTGGAAATCTTGTTAATTTGGTAGAGTTGGACATGGAGAAAAACCAGATTACCGGCTCTGTCCCGGTCTCCATATTCAATATCTCATCTCTGCAACTTTTGTCACTGGCGCAGAACAATCTTAGTGGATTCTTACCACGGGAGATTGGCAACTTAACCAACATGCAAGGTCTACAGATTAGTGGAAATAAGCTTATAG GTGAAATACCCAAAGAGATAAGGAATCTCGTTGAGTTGGAGAAACTTGATCTTTCGGCTAATAGTTTTAGTGATTCGCTTGATATAGAGATCTTCAACATATCAGGATTGAGAGCAATTGATATTTCATTCAACAATCTATCAAGAAGCCTTCCACCAAACATAGATTCTATCTTACCCAACATTGAAGAGCTTTATCTGGGCAACTTAACCAATCTTTTTGGGACTATTCCTCATTCCATCtccaattgttcaaaacttaCTATTCTTGAGCTTGCCAGCAACAAACTCACTGGCTTGATTCCCAATTCTCTTGGATATTTGACTTATCTACAGTTACTAAATTTAGGAGAAAACAATTTAACCAGTGACTCATCATTAAGCTTCCTGACTTCCTTAACCAATTGCAGAAATTTAACATTTCTAGCTCTATATTTGAATCCTCTAAATGGCGTGCTTCCTGCCTCCACGGGGAACCTTTCCACATCTCTTAGAACATTTGTCGCCAACAGTTGTAAAATCCAAGGGCAAATTCCTAATGAGATTGGGTACTTAAGCACCTTATTATTCCTTTATCTTTCCGGAAACAACATGGTTGGATCGATTCCCACGTCAATTGGAAACTTGAGAAAGCTCCAGCGCTTCGACTTGGCTAACAATAAATTAACAGGATTTATTGGAGATCATATATGTAACTTGCAGCATTTGGGTGATATTTACTTGGGTCAAAATCAACTTTCAGGATCTCTTCCTAATTGTTTAGGGAATATTACTTCCCTTAGGGAGATACATCTGGGTTCCAATAAATTGAGTTCCAATATACCACCAAGCTTAGGGAACCTTCAAGATCTAGTGGTTCTTGACTTATCGTCAAACAACATGGTTGGTTCTTTACCTCCagaaattggaaatctaaagGCGGTAACCAGGATGGATCTATCGATGAATCAATTCTCAAATGGAATTCCAAGAGAAATTAGAGGCTTGCAAAATCTGGTGCACCTTTCTTTGAGACACAACAAGTTGCAAGGATCTATACCTGACTCAATTAGCAACatggtaggtttggaattcctagacCTTTCTCATAATAATATATCTGGAAACATTCCTAAGTCTTTGGAGAAGCTTCAAAACTTgaagtatttcaatatttctttcaacAAATTGTATGGTGAAATACCCTCGGGAGGTCCTTTCAAGAACCTCTCGAGTCAGTTTTTCATCCACAATGAAGCATTGTGTGgttcttcaagatttagtgtcccGCCATGCCCCACTTCATCAAAGAACAGATCAAAGAGGAAAAGATTgctagttctttttcttttgctaggACTTGCAAGTTTGTTTGTTCCTATCATATTAGTGTTTTTATGGATAAGGTATAGAAGAGGTAAAAGCGCTCCTCAACAAGCTGATTCATTATCTACCATAACACGAGAAAGAATTTCATACTATGAATTGCTCCAAGCAACTGATGCACTTAGCGAGAGTAATTTTATTGGTTCTGGGAGTTTTGGCTCTGTATACAAAGGTGTTCTCAGAAGTGGAATTGCCATTGCAGTTAAAGTGTTCAATCTGCAACTGGATGCGGCATTCAAGGGTTTTGATACGGAATGTGAAGTTTTACGTAGCCTTCGCCATAGGAATCTCGTAAAAGTCATTACTAGTTGTTCCAATCTTGATTTCAAGGCTTTAGTTCTCGATTATATGCCTAATGGGAGTCTTGAGAAGTATTTGTATTCGCACAACTACTTCCTCGACATCAAGCAGAGACTAAGCATAatgatagatgtggcatgtgCTTTGGAATATCTTCACCATGGGTGCTCATCGCCTGTGATTCACTGTGACGTAAAGCCTAGTAACGTCTTgctggatgaggatatggttgcACATCTAAGCGACTTTGGCATTTCAAAACTTCTTGGTGAAGATGAGAGTGATTTATACACAAAAACATTAGCAACATTGGGTTATATTGCACCAG AGTATGGACAAGATGGATTGGTGTCTACTAAATGTGACGTGTATAGTTATGGAATCATGTTGCTGGAAACGTTTACTAGGAGAAAGCCTAGTGAGTTTGAGGGAGATATTAGCTTGAAACAATGGGTGAGTTATTTACTTCCTGATACAGTAATGGATTTTGTGGATTCCAACTTGGTTCCACCGATGGATAATCACTTGAAGAAGAAGCTAGTTTGTGTAGCATCAATCATGAAAGTGGCGCTAGATTGTTGGGTTGAATCTCCAGCTAGACGGACAACCATGAAAGATGTTGTAGGGATACTAGAGAAGATCAGGAATCAACTTCTTGCATGTTGA
- the LOC107869344 gene encoding LRR receptor-like serine/threonine-protein kinase GSO1, translating to MALTGRIPREFGNLSFLVSLDLRSNNFHGNLPQEMTHLHRLKFLDLSFNSFSGQIPSWFGFLPRLQVLNIRNNSFTGSIPSSFSNMSTLETLNLNFNSIEGQIPEVIGSLINLREFNLRGNKLIGSIPLSLSNASRLETLDIASNSLQGNIPEGLGNLHNMKLLGIQDNQLTGSIPFTIFNISRIEVIAFTRNSLSGFLPNGLCNGLPILKGLYLSRNKLHGHIPTSLSNCSQLQLLDLSQNDLTGEIPKEISNLIELERLGLSFNSFSGPLDMEIFNISGLRVISLSNNNLSGSLPPNMCSTLSNIEELYLAHLTNLVGTIPHSISNCFKLTILEFSNNHLTGLIPNSLGYLTHLRILNLGENNLTSDSSLSFLTSLTNCKNLTFLTLRLNPLNGMLPASTGNLSTYLRLFVATSCKINGRIPDEIGNLSSLLEFRLSGNNLVGSIPTTIGDLRNLQRFNLSDNKLTGLIGDHICKLQHLGDIYLGQNQLLGSLPSCLGNITSLREIHLGSNKLSSNIPPSLGNLQYLVVLDLSSNNMVGSLPPKIGNLKVATLIDLSVNQFSNEIPREIGGLQTLAYLSLRHNKYNF from the exons ATGGCTCTTACAGGAAGGATTCCCCGTGAATTTGGAAACCTCTCATTTCTTGTTTCTCTCGACTTGCGAAGCAACAATTTCCATGGAAATTTGCCTCAAGAAATGACACACTTGCATCGGCTTAAGTTTCTTGACTTAAGTTTCAACAGCTTCAGCGGGCAGATTCCttcttggtttggatttttaCCCCGACTTCAAGTTCTTAATATTAGAAATAACAGTTTCACTGGTTCCATCCCTTCTTCATTTTCTAATATGTCCACACTTGAGACTTTAAATCTGAACTTCAATTCGATAGAGGGTCAAATCCCAGAAGTGATTGGAAGTCTTATAAACCTTAGAGAATTTAACTTAAGGGGAAACAAGCTCATAGGTTCCATTCCTCTGTCACTCTCGAATGCCTCAAGGTTGGAGACTTTAGATATAGCTTCAAATTCACTTCAAGGAAACATTCCAGAAGGGCTCGGCAATCTTCACAACATGAAGTTGTTAGGCATACAAGATAATCAACTTACGGGTTCTATACCATTCACTATTTTCAATATCTCAAGAATCGAAGTCATTGCATTTACACGCAATAGCTTATCAGGATTTCTTCCCAACGGTTTATGCAATGGTCTCCCAATACTCAAAGGGCTTTATTTATCGAGAAACAAGCTTCATGGTCATATTCCTACAAGCTTATCAAATTGTTCACAACTTCAACTATTGGATTTATCGCAAAATGATTTAACAG GTGAAATACCCAAAGAGATAAGCAATCTCATTGAGTTGGAGCGACTTGGTCTTTCATTTAATAGTTTTAGTGGTCCACTTGACATGGAAATCTTCAACATATCCGGGCTGAGAGTGATTTCTCTTTCAAACAATAATCTATCAGGTAGCCTCCCACCAAACATGTGTTCTACCTTATCCAACATTGAAGAACTTTATCTGGCCCACTTAACCAATCTTGTTGGGACTATTCCTCATTCCATCTCCAATTGTTTCAAACTTACTATTCTAGAGTTTTCTAACAACCACCTGACTGGCTTGATTCCCAATTCTCTTGGATATTTGACTCATCTACGGATACTAAATTTAGGGGAAAACAATTTAACCAGTGACTCTTCGTTAAGCTTCCTGACTTCCTTAACCAATTGCAAAAATTTAACATTTCTAACTCTACGTTTGAATCCACTAAACGGCATGCTTCCTGCCTCCACGGGGAACCTTTCCACATATCTTAGATTATTTGTTGCTACCAGTTGCAAAATCAACGGGAGAATTCCAGATGAAATTGGGAACTTAAGCAGCTTATTAGAGTTTAGACTTTCTGGAAACAACTTGGTTGGATCGATTCCCACAACAATTGGTGACTTGAGAAACCTTCAGCGCTTCAACTTGAGTGACAACAAATTAACAGGACTTATTGGAGATCATATATGTAAATTGCAGCATCTGGGTGATATTTACTTGGGTCAAAATCAACTTTTAGGATCTCTTCCTAGCTGTTTAGGGAATATTACTTCCCTCAGGGAGATACATCTGGGTTCCAATAAATTGAGCTCCAATATACCACCAAGCTTAGGGAACCTTCAATATCTAGTGGTTCTTGACTTATCGTCAAATAATATGGTAGGTTCTTTACCTCCAAAAATTGGAAATCTAAAGGTTGCGACACTGATAGATCTATCAGTGAATCAATTCTCAAATGAAATTCCTAGAGAAATTGGAGGCTTGCAAACTTTGGCGTATCTTTCTTTGAGACACAACAA ATATAACTTTTAA